In the Lysinibacillus sp. PLM2 genome, one interval contains:
- the rimI gene encoding ribosomal-protein-alanine acetyltransferase, with protein MVIYRKMTEKDVQAVHAIEVASFPTPWTLDSFYYEMTENNFAHYIVAEDDNSNIVGFCGMWIVIDSAQITNVAVVQNVRGQGIGEGLMREAMRVARDHKIDVMSLEVRVSNKVAQNLYRKLGFQDGGIRKGYYTDNQEDALVMWVNI; from the coding sequence ATGGTCATTTATCGAAAAATGACAGAAAAAGATGTGCAAGCAGTACATGCAATTGAAGTTGCCTCTTTTCCAACACCATGGACATTGGATTCCTTTTACTATGAAATGACGGAAAATAACTTTGCCCACTATATTGTAGCTGAAGATGATAACAGTAATATTGTTGGATTTTGTGGAATGTGGATTGTAATTGATTCTGCACAAATTACGAATGTTGCTGTTGTTCAGAATGTTCGTGGACAAGGGATTGGTGAAGGACTAATGCGAGAGGCAATGCGTGTAGCACGCGATCATAAAATAGATGTAATGAGCTTAGAGGTGCGTGTTTCAAATAAGGTTGCTCAAAATCTATATCGGAAATTAGGATTCCAGGATGGCGGCATAAGAAAAGGATATTATACAGATAATCAAGAAGATGCTCTTGTAATGTGGGTGAATATATAA
- a CDS encoding tRNA (adenosine(37)-N6)-threonylcarbamoyltransferase complex ATPase subunit type 1 TsaE: MEYEIMIKSLEETNNLASKLADLLKAQDTITLEGDLGAGKTTFTKALAKGLGINRTVNSPTFTIMKQYEGRVTLNHLDVYRLADSDEDLGWDEIFYGDSVTVVEWAHLIEDYLPEERLKIEISRINENERKIRLIPIGKRYEELCEELLK; encoded by the coding sequence ATGGAATATGAAATTATGATTAAGTCTCTTGAAGAAACAAATAACCTCGCAAGTAAGTTGGCAGATTTGCTGAAAGCACAAGATACGATCACACTAGAAGGTGATCTAGGTGCTGGAAAGACAACTTTTACAAAAGCTTTGGCAAAAGGGTTAGGTATAAACAGAACTGTTAATAGTCCTACTTTTACTATCATGAAGCAATATGAAGGAAGAGTAACGTTAAATCACCTTGACGTTTATCGTTTAGCTGATAGTGATGAAGATTTAGGTTGGGATGAAATATTTTATGGAGATAGCGTTACAGTTGTAGAATGGGCGCATTTAATCGAGGATTACTTACCTGAAGAACGTTTGAAAATTGAAATAAGCCGAATTAATGAAAATGAAAGAAAAATACGATTAATACCTATTGGCAAACGGTATGAAGAGTTGTGTGAGGAGTTATTAAAATGA
- the glnP gene encoding glutamine ABC transporter permease codes for MNNSFQFEWSAMTDALPTLMQGVKFTLLISLLGILLGFLVGIVVGLARVSSNKLIYSIATIYVEVIRGTPLMVQALWIYFALPLIFGIRIDPLVAGVATIAINAGAYISEIIRGAIQGVDKGQTEAGRSLGLSKFRTFLHIVWPQAFKSALPSLGNQFIISLKDTSLLTVIGVGELTRQGTIVVSTNFRAVEVYTMVALLYLVMTLSISLLLRFMERKMKTE; via the coding sequence ATGAATAATTCATTCCAATTTGAATGGTCAGCAATGACGGACGCTTTGCCGACATTAATGCAGGGTGTTAAATTTACGTTACTAATTTCATTGCTTGGTATTCTATTAGGGTTTTTAGTTGGGATTGTTGTGGGACTTGCACGAGTTTCATCAAATAAATTGATTTATAGTATAGCTACAATATATGTAGAGGTTATTCGTGGTACACCATTAATGGTTCAGGCTTTATGGATTTATTTTGCGTTACCACTCATTTTTGGTATTCGAATTGATCCACTAGTAGCGGGTGTTGCAACAATCGCAATTAACGCAGGTGCATATATATCTGAGATTATTCGTGGAGCTATTCAAGGTGTTGATAAGGGACAAACTGAAGCAGGACGTTCACTAGGTTTATCAAAATTCAGAACGTTCCTACATATCGTCTGGCCACAGGCATTTAAAAGTGCGTTACCATCACTAGGGAACCAATTCATTATTAGTTTAAAAGATACATCATTATTAACCGTAATTGGTGTAGGTGAATTAACACGTCAAGGTACAATTGTTGTATCAACTAACTTCAGAGCAGTTGAAGTTTATACAATGGTAGCATTGTTATACTTAGTAATGACATTATCTATTTCACTTCTGTTACGTTTTATGGAAAGGAAGATGAAGACTGAATGA
- a CDS encoding glutamine ABC transporter substrate-binding protein GlnH — protein MKKSFLLFIVAAFALVLAACGSGESTTSTEGETVDTAADNSGEKLIVAVDTSYVPFSYLDSESGEYVGFDIDIIKALAEEAGVEYELKPMDFAGIIPALQTNNIDIGIAAMTINDERKEVVDFTDGYYDAGLYVLVREDETEINGVEDLVGKKVATKQGTVGYEYAVAIEGVGEVTPFPNIDQAYMELDKGSTDAVIFDSPNVAYYAATTGAGKVKVVGDILEGQEFGIAFPKGSENREVFNEALKSIKENGKYDEIYAKWFGESSN, from the coding sequence ATGAAAAAGTCATTCTTATTATTTATAGTAGCAGCATTTGCACTTGTATTAGCTGCGTGTGGTAGTGGGGAAAGCACTACAAGTACAGAAGGAGAAACAGTAGATACAGCTGCTGATAATAGTGGTGAAAAGTTGATTGTTGCGGTTGATACTAGTTATGTGCCATTTTCTTATTTAGATAGTGAGTCTGGTGAATATGTTGGTTTTGATATTGATATTATTAAAGCACTTGCGGAAGAAGCTGGTGTTGAATATGAACTAAAACCAATGGACTTCGCTGGTATTATTCCTGCTCTACAAACGAACAACATTGATATTGGTATTGCAGCAATGACTATTAACGATGAGCGTAAAGAAGTAGTAGATTTCACTGATGGCTATTATGATGCAGGTTTATATGTTTTAGTTCGTGAAGATGAAACAGAGATTAATGGTGTTGAAGATTTAGTAGGTAAAAAAGTTGCTACTAAACAAGGCACTGTAGGTTACGAATATGCGGTTGCTATCGAAGGTGTTGGAGAAGTAACTCCTTTCCCGAATATTGACCAAGCTTATATGGAACTTGATAAAGGTTCTACTGACGCTGTAATTTTCGATTCACCAAATGTTGCTTACTATGCTGCAACAACTGGTGCTGGTAAAGTTAAAGTAGTAGGCGATATTTTAGAAGGACAAGAATTCGGTATTGCTTTCCCTAAAGGAAGCGAAAACCGTGAAGTATTTAATGAAGCATTAAAATCAATTAAAGAAAACGGTAAATATGACGAAATCTATGCAAAATGGTTTGGTGAATCATCTAATTAA
- the glnQ_2 gene encoding peptide ABC transporter ATP-binding protein, giving the protein MTIIEVKDLHKYFGKLEVLKGIDCTIEKGEVVSIIGPSGSGKSTFLRCLNLLEEVTKGQILINGKNITSKDVNINKMRTEIGMVFQQFNLFPHMNVIDNITLAPMKINKTSRQEAEKQAMELLRKVGLEQKAKEYPSKLSGGQKQRVAIARALAMNPKIMLFDEPTSALDPELVGEVLNVMKELANEGMTMVIVTHEMGFARDVCDRVIFMDGGNIVEQGDPKEIFSNPKQERTRSFLSKVLS; this is encoded by the coding sequence ATGACGATTATTGAGGTAAAAGATCTACATAAATATTTTGGTAAATTAGAAGTTTTAAAAGGTATAGATTGTACGATTGAAAAAGGCGAAGTAGTATCAATTATCGGTCCCTCTGGATCAGGTAAAAGTACATTCTTACGTTGCCTAAATCTATTAGAAGAAGTCACAAAGGGACAAATTTTAATAAATGGGAAAAATATAACGTCCAAAGATGTTAATATAAATAAAATGCGTACAGAAATTGGTATGGTTTTTCAACAGTTCAACTTATTCCCTCATATGAACGTAATTGATAACATCACACTAGCGCCAATGAAGATTAATAAAACCTCTCGTCAAGAAGCAGAGAAACAGGCAATGGAGCTTTTACGTAAGGTAGGTTTAGAACAAAAAGCAAAGGAATATCCATCTAAATTATCTGGTGGCCAAAAACAGCGTGTTGCAATTGCTCGTGCTTTAGCAATGAACCCTAAAATTATGTTGTTTGATGAACCAACTTCAGCTCTTGATCCTGAACTTGTTGGAGAAGTTCTAAATGTTATGAAGGAACTAGCGAATGAAGGGATGACAATGGTAATCGTAACACATGAAATGGGATTCGCACGTGATGTATGTGATCGTGTTATTTTTATGGATGGTGGAAATATTGTTGAACAGGGTGACCCGAAAGAAATATTTTCAAATCCAAAACAAGAGCGTACTCGAAGCTTCTTAAGTAAAGTTTTATCTTAA
- a CDS encoding DNA-binding/iron metalloprotein/AP endonuclease — translation MENQMILAIETSCDETAAAIIKNGTEIISNVVASQIESQKRFGGVVPEIASRHHVEKITLVIEKALKDAKIEPKDLDGVAVTEGPGLVGALLIGINAAKAFAFAHGLPIIGVHHIAGHIYANALVQKMEFPLLALVVSGGHTELVLMKEHGHFEVIGETRDDAAGEAYDKVARVLNMPYPGGPHIDRLAHEAEVGVEFPRAWLEDSYDFSFSGLKSAVINYKHNMDQRGEKIIPEQVAKGFQDSVVEVLTTKTVRAAREFHVKQVIAAGGVSANKGLRSSLEQAFSKEGIPFYVPPLNLCTDNAAMIGAAGSFMFKSGVRSTLSMNGLPGMELKSWSLV, via the coding sequence ATGGAAAATCAGATGATTTTAGCGATTGAAACAAGCTGTGATGAGACAGCGGCAGCTATTATTAAAAACGGGACGGAAATTATTTCAAATGTAGTTGCTTCTCAAATTGAAAGTCAAAAACGATTCGGTGGTGTGGTACCGGAAATTGCATCACGACACCATGTTGAAAAAATTACTCTAGTTATAGAAAAAGCTTTAAAGGATGCAAAAATTGAGCCGAAAGATTTAGATGGGGTTGCTGTTACAGAGGGACCTGGATTAGTAGGTGCACTATTAATCGGAATTAATGCTGCAAAGGCGTTTGCCTTCGCCCACGGTCTACCTATTATTGGTGTACACCATATCGCAGGCCATATTTATGCAAATGCACTTGTACAAAAAATGGAGTTTCCATTACTTGCACTAGTCGTTTCAGGTGGTCATACAGAATTAGTTTTAATGAAAGAGCATGGTCATTTTGAAGTAATTGGAGAGACACGTGATGATGCGGCGGGCGAAGCATATGATAAAGTTGCACGTGTATTGAACATGCCTTATCCAGGAGGTCCTCATATCGATCGTTTAGCACATGAGGCAGAGGTTGGAGTTGAATTCCCTCGGGCATGGTTAGAAGATAGCTACGATTTTAGTTTTAGTGGACTAAAATCAGCAGTAATTAATTACAAACACAATATGGACCAACGTGGAGAAAAAATAATACCCGAACAGGTAGCGAAAGGTTTCCAAGATAGTGTTGTTGAAGTATTAACAACGAAAACTGTTCGTGCTGCAAGAGAATTTCATGTAAAGCAAGTGATTGCGGCAGGTGGCGTTTCAGCAAATAAAGGGTTACGCTCCAGTTTGGAACAAGCATTTTCTAAGGAAGGCATTCCATTTTATGTACCACCATTAAATTTATGTACCGATAATGCGGCAATGATTGGTGCAGCAGGATCATTTATGTTTAAATCAGGTGTTCGTAGTACTTTAAGCATGAATGGATTACCTGGGATGGAATTAAAAAGTTGGTCATTAGTATAA
- a CDS encoding tRNA (adenosine(37)-N6)-threonylcarbamoyltransferase complex dimerization subunit type 1 TsaB has protein sequence MIWLGIETSNSPLSIAIVKDGQVLTEVVQNIKLTHSVTVMPTIEELFSKVNLKPNEIDAIAVSEGPGSYTGLRIGVTIAKTLAWTMQKPLVGVSSLSVLAANANLFNGLICAMFDARRKNVYAGVYKGNELNTVIDDHHTHIDRLLEQLKELNMPILFIGNDIDHFKDQIAEQLGELASFASSSINLPRASKLVELAAKKTLPSHDEIHTFVPKYHRLAQAEAEWIKEQKREQQS, from the coding sequence ATGATATGGCTAGGAATTGAAACATCCAATTCACCTCTATCCATTGCGATAGTAAAGGATGGACAAGTATTAACTGAAGTTGTACAAAATATAAAACTGACCCATTCAGTTACGGTAATGCCAACAATAGAAGAGTTGTTTTCAAAAGTGAATCTTAAACCGAATGAGATCGATGCCATTGCAGTATCGGAAGGTCCTGGATCATATACTGGTTTAAGAATCGGTGTAACGATTGCAAAAACCTTAGCTTGGACAATGCAAAAACCATTAGTGGGTGTTTCAAGTTTAAGCGTATTAGCTGCCAATGCAAATCTTTTTAATGGACTTATCTGTGCAATGTTTGATGCAAGAAGAAAAAATGTTTATGCAGGTGTATATAAAGGAAATGAGTTAAATACGGTAATTGATGACCATCATACACATATTGATCGCTTACTGGAACAACTGAAAGAATTAAACATGCCTATTCTATTTATAGGAAATGATATCGATCATTTTAAAGATCAAATTGCTGAACAACTAGGGGAGCTAGCCTCCTTTGCATCTTCTTCAATTAATTTACCAAGGGCATCTAAATTAGTAGAACTTGCTGCCAAAAAAACGTTGCCTTCTCATGATGAGATACATACATTTGTTCCAAAATATCATCGACTTGCTCAGGCTGAGGCAGAATGGATAAAGGAACAAAAAAGGGAGCAACAAAGCTAA